GACGTTCCAGACAATGTGCCACAGAGTTGTGCCACAGAGATGAATGCTTCAGACACACCAATGCCACCCTTAGATGAATTTGTCAAGGGAATTAAGGACTCAAGTGAATCAGATAAATCTACACCGCCAGATCCAGTTTTGCCTCAAACTGTAGTCTGTGACAAGAGAGACGCAGAAGCTTCACATGGACCAGCGCAGAATATTTCACCTGCTTTAGAAACTCCATCATCTCATTCCATTAGCCCAGCAGAAATCCAACCAACACTCTGTGCAAAAACGTCTTCTGGCAGTTTTCTAAAGCGACACTCTCTTGAGATTGAAAATCGCTCTAGCACTGAACCTACCACTTCGCAACTCCCCACTCCTTTACCAATGGAGACCCTTACCACAGGGGTTTCCTTTAGAAGGCCGCCCAGTTCTGCACACAAAGACAACAGGGGCAAGGAACTTCTAGCTCGCCACAAAAGTGCACCGATTCCTAAAGAGGATGCTAACATACCTCTTGTTACCCCCTCTTTACTTCAGATGGTCCGCCTACGTACAGTCAGTTCAAGTGAGGATAGTGCTGAAGCACTGCCtgaggacaaaacaaaaaatgagcgAGCGCTAGATCAAGAGATGTGTCGAGCCCAAAGCGAAGGGCAGCAAAACACTCCACAAAAGCCCACCCGCAAATCACTTAAATCGCCCCCTCAGGTGGTGAAAACATATGTGACACCGAACACCCCTTCCATGCGATTACAAGAAGCTATTCGGATAAAAACTGCAGCTCTGTCATCAAGAGAAGGTCTTCCATGCCGGCTGGGGATGAGACCGTCATACCACTGTGCCAGCGAACCAGGGATGTCGTCGCTCAAATCATCTGAAGCATTCGACACACAGAGGATCCCAGCTTCTACTGcaagcttcatcttctccaGGAGCTCCAAACGGGTTGTTATTGACACTGGTACTGCCTCTTCGAATGAAGACCAGGCTAGCGTGAAGCGAAGTTTAGCGGCCGAGATCATGCGCTTTTCTGAACAAACGAATACCGCTGCATTCTCAAGCAGTGGGGTGAGGTCTGACCGGGTTCCACCACCAGTAGCCAGGAAGCCTTCGCAAGGCAGCATCAGTTTTTCACAAGATCGTCCTGTTTGTTCAGCTAGGACGGAACCCAGTGTTCCTGCCGCAGATGCAATCAGAGCACAACAACATTCCAAGGGAATAGCACTAACCGAGACAAGTAAGGCGCAAGAACAATATTTACCATCCTATTCATTCTTTGTGTGTATTAAAGTGAAATCATAATGTTTCACGGTTGTTTTTCTCCTCTAGCTACAAGAGTGACTGCAGACACAATTGAAACACTGTTTTGAAAGCACTTTGTGGTAATTAACCAAGAGGAGCCACAGGAAAGCCTACAAGCAAGTTAACGACTGGATAAACAGGACTATTAACTCACATATACGAGTTGCGTTAACTTAAAGCCTTAGCCTGAAATGGCCTTCCAAATGTATTTATGCAAATTAATAGCTACCACTTTCTTATGATAGCTTTATTCTGGAGTATTTTTCTAAGCTTCTATCTGACTGAAGCCCCCTCCCCCCTCAGGATAAACTTGTGTACATATGGGCTGGACTGTAAATATTGTGAGTGCGCCCCCCAGAGGCTGAATTAGGGAGCAGTCACATCACAGTGTTTATGTACAGAGATTTAGATCTGGCCTTGTAACATCCAATTTAATAGCAATGATGTGGTTTTCACTAAAGTCTGATGAAGGCTCCATTAACACTCATAAATGTTGCTTGGAGATAAGTATAGAAACAAATAATTCAGTTGAGACAAAGGGAAAGAGTATGAATATGATAAAGAGTTTGTGTTATTTAGAACAGAAGCACATTTGTATAGCTACATACAGATAGTCGACTATTAAAATGCTTTTATCGGATTATCATTATTTGTCTCTTGGCTATAATAAAAGACAATTTTAGATACATTTATGAAAATCAATGGCACTTATTTATGGTTATTGTTGTGTAAGTGGTAAATACAAGTACTGGATAGAACTGGACCACAGTCACACCACACAGACTTTATTCCATGTTTTTGATCATGACAATTTATGCTTGTATGGCTGCTTCATGTGCAATGCTACCTATGATGCAAATGCACAAATAGACATGAAACCGTCACTGAAATTACAGAAGCGCAGACAGGAGTTTGACATATGTGTTAATATAAAGAGTGCAATTTCTGATATATATGTTATGGATcatcacaggtcccctgatCTTTCAATGACAAGCACCCACTTTTTCCCTTTTAAGACATcaccaaaatacattttgcgtTCGTGACCCATAACACTGCAAGAACCATCCCCGTTGTTCCCATGGCAACTTGTTGATGAATTAAATGTACTCTTGCAAAGTGGCTGGCAGATGAATGGAGTACCTAACTGATATTGCCTCCTTTGAGAGTCTTACAAGTGATCTGTCCTAGTTTGGTCTTCAGTAGGTTGTCTTTCCACTGAGCTGCGCACTCCTCGGATATCTTCAGGTCAACCTGGAGAAGAAGGTAGAACAGTGGTttagaaaaataattcaaaccatttttttgAGAGAATATGTAAACACTTTTGCTTCATGAAGTTTGTGTTTGTATCTTTGTTACGGTCCTTCTATCTGCAtgatgcatgttctccccatgcttgcgtggattCTGGCAAGTTTCTCACCCCCCGCCAAAAAAGAACgcaaggttaattgaaaactcgaaattgtcttaaaatgtgaatgtgactcATTTatctagatgtgccctgcgattggctggtgagcagtccaaggtgtaccctacctcttgtccaaagtcaggtGGTAAGCCATGTGATGCGactgaggacaagcgctatagaaaacggatggatagatgtaatCCAAGAGCCATACTTGTAATTTCTCCcacactttcttcttcgggttGAGTCTTTCGTCAGGTTTGCCAGCCTCATATCCTTCCACAAAGGCCCGGTCCCCTGGTGATGAACCCTCAGGAGGGTCAAGTGGCTCCACTCTCCTGGGCTCTCCTTCACTACAAATGAgccaaacacaaaataatgtgaggaggaggaggaggaggactacAATGAAACTCTAAGCAGAAAGAAATATACATTGAAGCACAGAGAAGCATGGCTTGCGACTCAATGCCGCGCATCTTCTGGGGTTTGAGGTTGCACAGCGCCAGCACCATTCGGTCTTGCAAATGCTCCTGGGAGATGTAGGCCACCAGCCCGCTGACCACCGTCCTGGGCTCCGCCTCGCCCACGTCGATCTTCTCCAAGTAAAGCGAGTCAGCGTCTGGATGCTTACCgttggaaaacaaacaataatgtgAACACAGTAGCAGACCTAACATCCTCAGAGTCTGCAGTTAATTACATGAGCATTTATAAACACTTCcatattatttaacattttaaagtacTTTCTAGAACAATCTCAAAAAATTTCGAAAACCCTAGAGCTTTGTTAAATTTCTTAGAAGAAAATCGAAAAATAAAtccctttttaaaattacattaaagtaataacatttcaataataaaatatttttgttttatttataagtATCCATATTTTTTAACGCAAAGTGGGAGCCATTTTCCCTGTCAGGCcatttctgtttttataaaattattCATGTACCaaaatgggttaaaaaaaaaaaataaataaaacatttgcagcgattgttactattattaaatattatgaATACTTGTGGATTAAATGCTTTTGTGGATTTTTCAAGCAGCTCCTCTGAGGTTTTGTTCTTTTGCATGTCAAGCCCAATTAAATATATTACATTTACTaatatgaccttttttttttttttactccatgtACTATTCAGGCAATACATGGCTGAACAAAAAATAcactaaaaataattatattatgtTCTTCTCGTTAAATTAATGCATGCCTATTCATTAAATTAACTAATATAATTAACCGTGccataattaaattaataaattaaaatagtgttttattattatttgaattaaCAGTTGAAAAATACAGTTAATTAACATTctaccttttccacactgacgATCTTGCCCACCCGGATGTCCAGTTTGGATGGCGCCAACCCTTCGTCATCTCCTTCCGCACCTCCTCCTGGCTTAGCGCCCTTTCCTGCGCCTTCTGCACAGACAGACGTGTTCATGTAAAGCAGACCGACACCCGTTCACATCACATCGTACAATACTGACTCGTGTTTGTCGTGGGGTAGGCGGAGTGGTTCAGCTTGCGCAGTTCGGCGGACTGAAACTTCTTCCGGATCGGGTCCATCAGTTCGTTGAGGGCCTCCTCCACAGAGGCCTTCAGGTCTCCAGGGTGAATCAACTAGTGAGAGATCAACTTGAGTCAAGTTAAGGAGATCCTAAAGGAAGAGAGTCAAAAATTGTACCTCCTCCGCAAAGTCCTTCTCCACTTCTTCAAACGCAGTGTAGACTTTGTCTCCACCCCACTTGGCATCTCTTTTGACGGAAAACCCTAAACACAGTCGCCAATTTTATTACACTCTTTTTGTAATAGGCAGTAAATAAATGTCAGGGTGCGTTTTTGTACCTCCATGAAGAGGGAAGAGAACATAATTGACAAAGGCAAGAACCCCGTTGTTCTGGATGTTTCCCGGCTCGCAGAAGGCCTTTTTCAGCTTTTTCTTCAAGTCTTCCTTCGAGTCCAGCAGGTCGATCTTCGACTCCTTTTGCAGCAAAACGGCGAGCATTACAAATGACATATACATGTTAAGACGTTTCAGCTGAACTAGTTAAACTCTTACTTCCTCTGAGGAGCTCATCTTGGTACCGGTCAGTCCTGGTATCATTGGGTTCATCAGATGGGCACGCTTGGCATAGCCCAGGTAGGGTAGGTACTGCAGAAaagacaaccaaaaaaaaaaaaagagcaacattctagtaattacatttttttcccagaatcATGTGGACTTAGATTAAACTAACCTACGCTAATACAGTAGTAAAGtattttttacagtaaatattagtGTAAAGAACAGTACAGCGCTAACTGGCAATCTTGTGTGCCGTGACCCCATATTTTTACACCACcccacaaactagttcattgtgcgCCATATGTAAACTTCAAAACATACTATGTCGGGACCATCGTAAATCAAGGACCCCATGTAAGTAGAAATATTGCGGTAAGGCTGTAATGTGTAAAGGAAAAATGCTGTACCTTCTCAGCAAGAGTGAAGATCTTTCTCTGGTCCACTCCTCCAAATTGAGCATCCGCCTTCAGGTACTCCTCATCCAACGCCTGAGGGGTGACACTATTTTGGCAAAGGTTTCCCAGATTGGCATTCAGCAGTTGTATGGTGATTAAAGGGCTACAGTCAGTGAGTTATGCAGCTTTTGTTATATGACCTGCAGTCCTGGATAGAGCAGACCACTCAGCAGAGGATGCTCCACCTGCTTGACCACCTCTGCTCCGGCCTTTTTGGCGTCGTGCTCGGTCATCATAGAGGACATGCGGTACACATCCAGAGTGTACTCTCtgatttaaatgaaataaaaggcccagtgtgtgtgaatgttaaaaaaacatatgtGAAACATTTATTACCTCGTCATTAAAGTTAAGTGAGTGTTTAAAGAGTAGTTGATTTTAACAGAATGGTTAACTTGtgtttatacatttaaaatgtaaaatgtcacCTAAACCATGTgcttgtacagttaataaaagtTTTATGATGGCGGCAGTTCTGACTCTGGAACAAAATGATTCCAAACAGAATTTCTCTCTATGGTCATTCTAGTCCGACTGACCTACTGAGCTGGTATTCGGTTCCTTTCACAAACTTGAGTTTCTCCAAGGGTACACCGATGCTCTCCAACATGGCCTTAATAATCTCTTGGTAGTACTTAGTCCGAAGATCCAGCAGCTCCCAGGGAGCCTTCATGTTGTCGAGGAATGCGTGCAAGTCCGCGAACAATACAGTGACCTGAACGAGCAAAGCAGAAACACAGATGTTAAGCCTCTCATAAGGAGGTGATTGGCGAGCTGGAGAGTACACACCTCGCATCCAGCTTTGAGGAAGTCGGCTATCTTGGACATGGGAACGAAGTAACCCACGTGCGGCTTCCCAGTGGTGGCGGTTCCCCAGTACACACTGACCTCC
This is a stretch of genomic DNA from Phycodurus eques isolate BA_2022a chromosome 20, UOR_Pequ_1.1, whole genome shotgun sequence. It encodes these proteins:
- the yars1 gene encoding tyrosine--tRNA ligase, cytoplasmic → MAAQLSPDEKLHLITRNLQEVLGEDRLRLVLQEREVSVYWGTATTGKPHVGYFVPMSKIADFLKAGCEVTVLFADLHAFLDNMKAPWELLDLRTKYYQEIIKAMLESIGVPLEKLKFVKGTEYQLSREYTLDVYRMSSMMTEHDAKKAGAEVVKQVEHPLLSGLLYPGLQALDEEYLKADAQFGGVDQRKIFTLAEKYLPYLGYAKRAHLMNPMIPGLTGTKMSSSEEESKIDLLDSKEDLKKKLKKAFCEPGNIQNNGVLAFVNYVLFPLHGGFSVKRDAKWGGDKVYTAFEEVEKDFAEELIHPGDLKASVEEALNELMDPIRKKFQSAELRKLNHSAYPTTNTKGAGKGAKPGGGAEGDDEGLAPSKLDIRVGKIVSVEKHPDADSLYLEKIDVGEAEPRTVVSGLVAYISQEHLQDRMVLALCNLKPQKMRGIESQAMLLCASIEGEPRRVEPLDPPEGSSPGDRAFVEGYEAGKPDERLNPKKKVWEKLQVDLKISEECAAQWKDNLLKTKLGQITCKTLKGGNIS